In Beutenbergia cavernae DSM 12333, the DNA window GGCCCGGAGGACGGCGCGGCCGGGGTCGAGTCCGTCGTCGAGCTCGTCGGCACGGTGCGCGACGCCGCAGGTGACGGCGTCGCGATCATGCTCGACGCGTGGAGCGGGTGGGACGTGCCGTTCACGCTCGAGGTCGCACGCGCCACCCGCGACCAGGGCGTCGCCTGGATCGAGGAGCCCCTGCTGGCAGACCAGCTCGAGGGCTACCGCACGCTGCGGCGACGCCTGCCCGACGGCGTCCGGATCGCGGGCGGGGAGCACGAGTACACGCGGTGGGGGTACCGCGAGCTCCTCGCCGCTGACGTGCTCGATCTCCACCAGCCGGACCCGCACTGGGCCGGCGGCATCTCCGAGCTCACGAAGATCATGGCGCTCATCAGCGCGGCCGGTGGGCAGCTCGTGCCGCACGGGCAGTCCCTGCAGTGCAACGCCGCGCTGTCGTTCGCCGCGTCGCCCGCGCTCGTGCCGCAGATGGAGTACCTCGCTCGCCTGATGCCGATGTACCAGCACGTCCTGCGGGAACCGGTCGTCCCGGTCGGTGGCGTGATCGCCGCGCCCACCGCGCCCGGCCTGGGGATGACCGTCGACCCAGCGAAGGTCGTCTCCTCGCGCGTGATCGGCGGTGACGCCGCATGAGCGCCGTCCTCGTCTGCCTGTCCGACTACCCGCGCGACCTCGTCGAGGGGTGGGTGGCCGACGGCGACGTGGAGGTCGTGCTCGCGCGCCGCGGGGCGCCGATGGCGGAAGTGCTGCCCGATCTCGAGCGGGCCGACGTGGTCATCGGCGACGCCGCGCGCACGTTCCCGCTCGACGGTGCCGTCCTCGCCCGGATGCGACGGTGCCGCCTGCTCGTGCACCCGGCCGTCGGGCTGGACGGCGTCGTCGACCTCGACGCAGCCCGCGCCCACGGGATCACGGTGGTGAACGCGCCCGGCTACAACGCGGAGGCGGTCGCCGACTGGACGCTCATGGCGATGCTGCTCATGCTGCGCGACGGCACCGCCGCGGATCGCGACCTGCGCGAGCACGGCTGGCACGCGCGGCCGCTCGGCCGCGAGCTCGGGGCGATGACGGTGGGCATCGTGGGCTACGGTGCGATCGGCCGCGCCGTGCACCGCCGGCTCCGCGGGTTCGGGGCCACGGTGCTGCTCACCGACTCGCGCCCGGTGCCGCCCGGCGACGCCCTCGACGGCCGGCAGGTCGAGCTCGACGACCTGCTGGGCGGGTCCGACGTCGTCACCCTCCACGCTCCGCTCACCGACACGACCCGCCACCTGCTGGACGCGCGCCGGCTGGCCCGGATGCGGGACGGAAGCGTTCTCGTCAACGCCGCGCGCGGCGAGCTCGTCGACGAGGTGGCGCTCGCCGCAGCGATCGAGGCAGGGCGACCTGCCGCCGCCGCCCTCGACGTGTTCGCGACCGAGCCGCTGCCGCCGTCGAGCCCGCTGCTGGCGCTCGAGAACGTGTACGCCTCGCCACACATCGCGGCGGGTACCGTGCAGGCGCGACAGCGTGTCCGCGCACTCGTCGGCGACGCCGTCCGGGGCGCGCTGCTCGATCTCACCACCACCGACGCGGGCTGAGAGCCCAGGCACCACCACCGAAAGGACACCATGCTGCGACTCGGGTACAAGGCGTCGGCGGAGCAGTTCGCGCCGCGGGACCTGCTCGCGTACACCGTGCTGGCCGAGCAGGCCGGGTTCGACTCCGTGTTCGTGAGCGACCACCTGCAGCCGTGGCGGCACACCGGGGGCCACGCCCCTGCGGCGCTGCCGTGGCTCGGCGCGGCAGCCGCGAGCACCGAGCGCGTGCTGCTCGGCACGAGCGTGCTCACGCCTACCCTGCGCTACCACCCGGGCGTCGTCGCCCAAGCGTTTGCCACGCTCGGCTGCCTCGCGCCCGGGCGGGTCACTCTCGGCGTCGGCTCCGGCGAGTCGATGAACGAGGCGCCGCTCGGCCTGCCCTGGCCGGACGGCAAGGAACGGTACGCACGGTTCCGGGAAGCGATCGCGCTCATCCAGGCGCTGTGGGCGGGGGAGCGCGTCACGATCGACGGCACGTACTACAGCGCCCGGGACGCGACGATCTACGACCGTCCGGACGTGCCCGTCCCGCTGTACGTCGCGGCGTCGGGGCCGTCCGCCACCCGGCTGGCGGGGCGCGTCGGCGACGGCTTCATCTGCACGAGCGGCAAGGGGCGGGAGCTGTACACCGAGACGCTGTTGCCGGCGCTCGCGGAGGGCGCGGCGAAGAGCGACCGGACGCTCGCCGACCTCGACCTCATGATCGAGATGAAGGTGTCGTACGACCCGGACCACGCCCGGGCCCTCGAGGCGACGCGGAACTGGGGCGCGCTGGCGCTCACGTCCGAGGAGAAGGTCGGTGTCGAGGACCCCGTCGAGATGGAACGGCTGGCGGACGCGCTCCCGACCGAGCGCACCGCGAGCCGGTGGATCGTCTCCGACGACCCGGACGAGCACGTGGAGCGGATCTGGTCCTACGTCGAGATGGGCTTCACGCACCTCGTCTTCCACGACCCCCGGGCGGACCAGGCAGCGTTCCTCGAGCGCTACGCCGAGGAGATCCTGCCGCGGCTGCGGGCCCGGGAGCGGCAGGTGAGCTGATGGACGCCGTCCTCGCGGCCGTGGCCGAGGGCGCGGAGCCGTTCGCGCTCGCCACGGTCGTGGCCACCTGGAGCTCGGCGCCGCGCGGCGTCGGCGCGCGCATGCTCGTGCGCTCGGATTCCTCGGTGCTCGGCTCGCTCACGGGGGGCTGCGTCGAGGCGGACGTGCACGCGCGCGCGGTGGAGGTGCTCGACAGCGGAGTCCCGCAGCTCGTCCGGTACGGCGTGAGTGACGAGGACGCCGGGGCCGTCGGCCTCACCTGCGGCGGCACCGTCGAGATCTTCCTGCAGCGGGTGCGGGACGCAGAGCCGCTCCGCGCTTTCGCGCAGCGCGTTGCCGACGGCGTGCCGGTCGCCTTTGCGACGGTGGTGGCGCACGACGGCGGGACGCCGGGGGCGTCGGTCGCCGTCGGACCGGAGGGTCTGCTCGCTGGCGGGACCGGTTCGGACCGGCTCGACTCCGCCCTCGCGCACGACGCGGCGAGCCTCGTCGCCGCCGGCCGGACGGCTGAGCTGACGTACGGGCTCGACGGCAGCCGGCAGGGCGTCGGGATCCGCGTGCTCGTCGACGTCGTGGCGCCGTCCCCGCGTCTGATCGTCGCCGGCGTCACGGACTTCGCGGCTGCCGTGACGACGCTCGGGGCGTTCCTGGGGTTCCGCGTCACGCTGTGCGACGCCCGCGCCACGTTCGCGACCCGGGAGCGGTTCGCCGACGCGCACGAGATCGCCGTCGACTGGCCGCACCGCTACCTCGCGGCGGAGCTGGGGGCCGGGCGCGTCGACGGGCGGACCGTCGTCGTCGTCCTCACGCACGACCCGAAGTTCGACGAGCCGCTGCTCGAGGTCGCTCTCGCGGCCGACCTCGCGTTCGTCGGCGCGATGGGGTCGCGGCGCACGCACGCCGACCGGCTCGCGAGGCTGCGTGCACGCGGGGTTCCCCAGGAGGCGCTCGCACGGCTGCGCTCGCCGGTGGGTCTCGACCTCGGCGGGCGCAGCCCCCGCGAGACGGCGCTGTCGATCATGGCCGAGGTGGTCGCCGTCCGGTCGCGGGGAAGCGGGGCGCCGTTGAGCGGGACGGCCGGGCCGCTGCACCACGAGGTGGCGCGTGAGCACGCCTGAGGCGCCGCGCCTGGCAGGGCTCGTGCTCGCCGCCGGGGCCGGCCGCCGCATGGGTGGACCCAAGGCGCTGCTGACGACGGCGTCCGGCGAGACCTGGGTGCGGCGCGCCGCGCGGATGCTGCGCGACGCCGGGTGCGACCCCGTGCTCGTCACGGTGGGGGCAGCGGCGGACGACGTCGTGGCGGCGCTCGACAGTGACGTGACCGTCGTTCGTGTGCCCGACTGGGAGGAGGGGCTCGGAGCCGGGGTGCGCGCCGGCCTGGCGCGGATCGACCCCGAGGCGAGCGACGCCGTCGTCGTCGTGCCCGTCGACGTCCTGACCACCGCCGCAGCCGACGTGACAGCCGTCGTGGACGCCGTCGTCGTCGCCGGTGCGAGCGGTCAGCCTCCTGCCGCGGCTCTGCGGCACGGCCTCGGCCGCGCGCTGCACGACGGCGCCCCGGGGCACCCGGTGGTCATCGGGGCGGAGCGCGTCGCCGAGGCGATCGCGCAGGCTCGCGGCGACGCCGGGCCGCGGGCGCTGCTGGCGGGCGCCGTCGGCGTCGAGATCGGGCCGCGACCGGACCTCGACACGCCCGCCGACGTGGCGGCGGCCGCCGACGCCCCCGGCGGGCACGGTCCCCGCGGCGCCCTAGGCTGGAGGGGACGGGAGGAGGACGGATGACGCTGCTCAGCCTCGGCATGCCGCGCGTGCGCTTCACGCCGCCGGACGCCGCGGAGCGTCCCGCCGTCCCCAGCCTGGTCGACTCGTTCGGACGCATCGCCCGCGATCTGCGGATCTCCGTGACCGAGAAGTGCTCGCTGCGCTGCACGTACTGCATGCCGGCGGAAGGGCTGCCGCTGATCCCGCGGAGCGACCTCCTGACGCCGTCGGAGATCGGGCGGCTCGTCGAGATCGCCGTCCGCGACCTCGGCATCCGCGAGATCCGGTTCACCGGCGGCGAGCCGCTCGTGCGGAAGGACCTGCCGGAGATCGTCGCGCAGGCACGGGCCGCGGCCGGGCGCGCGGGACGGCCCGACCTGCCGCTGGCGATGACCACCAACGGGATCGGGCTGGACCGCAAGGCCGACGAGCTCGTGCGAGCGGGGCTCACGCGCGTCAACGTGTCCCTGGACACCGTGCACCGCGAGGCGTTCGCGGCGCTGACCCGCCGAGACCGGCTCCCGGACGTCATGGCCGGTATCCGGGCGGCGCGCGAAGCCGGCCTCGGTGGCGGCGCGCCAGTGAAGGTCAACGCCGTGCTCATGGCGGCGACGCTCGACGGCGCACCCGACCTGCTCGCGTGGTGTCTCGCCGAGGGCGTCCGGCTGCGGTTCATCGAGGAGATGCCGCTGGACGCCGACGAGGCGTGGCGCCGCGAGGAGATGGTCGACGCCGCGACGCTGCTCGAGCGGCTCGGGCGGCGCTTCACGCTCACGCCGGTGGGTCGCGACGACCCGGCCTCGCCCGCGGAGGAGTGGGAGGTCGACGGCGGGCCGGAGCGCGTCGGCATCATCGCCTCGGTGACCCGGTCGTTCTGCGCGGCGTGCGACAGGACGCGGCTCACGGCGGAGGGCACGGTGCGCTCCTGCTTGTTCAGCGACGACGAGACCGACCTGCGCGGCCCGTTGCGCGCCGGGGCGGACGACGTCGCGATCGCCGAGCTGTGGCGCGGCGGGATGTGGCGGAAGTGGGCCGGGCACGGGATCGACGCGGAGGGCTTCCGGCCACCCGCACGGAGCATGGGAGCAATCGGTGGCTGAGCTGCACACGCGGACGGCGCCCGGCGGCACGGCAGGCGTGGACGGCCGGGATCGCGCGCCGCGGACGGTGACGGTCCGCTACTTCGCGGCCGCGGAGGAGGTGACGGGGCGCTCGGAGGAGGAGCTCGTCGTCGCCGGGGGGACGATCCGTGACCTGCGCGCGGCACTGCTGGCGCGGTACGGGGACGCGATGGGCGCCGTCGTCCGGACGGGGTCGTTCCTCGTGGACGGGGTCGTCGAGACTGACGACGCCGCCCCGCTCGCCGGACGCGTGGACGTTCTCCCACCGTTCGCCGGCGGCTGACCCCCGCCTCCCACTTCGCGAGAGGTTTTCTGCGCCACCGCGAGAGGTTTTCTGCGCCACCGCGAGAGGTTTTCTGCGCCACCGCGAGAGGTTTTCTGCGCCACCGCGAGAGGATCCGTGTGCCGGCGTGAGCCGGCGGTCCATGAGCCTGTGGATATCCCGAACGAGAACAGCGCCGGACCTGGCTGAATCAGGCGATGGCCGTTCTCAACGTCGGTGCCCCGTTCCTCGTCTCTGACGCTCGTCACCTCGGGCTGTCCCCGCATGACGTGCGGGAGGGCGTCCGATGCGGTCGGCTTCGTCGGGTCTTTGCCGGTGTGCTCGTCGACGCGTCGGCGGAGGACGGCAAGGAGCTGAGGCTCGCGAGTGCCCGGCTCGTCGTCCCCGAGCACGCAGTGGTGTGCGACGACTTCGCAGCGTGGCTGTTCGGCGTCGAGACCCATGCGCCAGCCGACCGGTTCGAGATCGTGCCCTCGTTCGTCGTCCCCCACGGTCGGAACCGCATCGCGTCCTCTCGAGCGAGGACGAGGCAGACGGTCTTCCCGGATGCCGACGTCGTCGACCTCGATGGCCTCCGGGTCACGTCGCCGATCCGCACCGCCTCGGACCTCCTGCGTCGTCGGTGGAGGCCGTACGCACTGGCGGCGGCTGATGCGATGGCGCACGCCAAGGTGATCGACGTCGTCGAGCTTCGGGAGTTCGTCGCAGCGCTTCGCCGCTTCCCGGGAGTGCGTCAGGCTCAGGAGCTCGCGCCACGCGTGGATGCGCGCTCGGAGTCGCACGGCGAGTCGTGGCAGCGGTGCCGGATCCTCGATGCCGGGTTCCCAACCCCCGCCGTACAGCACGTGGTCGAGCGCGGCGACGGCAGGATCTGGCGGCTCGACATGGCGTTCGTGGAGCACGGAGTGGCCTCGGAGTACGACGGGCGAGAGTTCCATTCTGAGGACGACGACGTCGCGCGCGATGTCGCCAGGCGAAGCGACCTCCGGAAGCGTTTTGGTTGGCGATTCTCGATCGGCAACCGCGAGAACATCTTCGGCACGGACCCGGCGTTCGAGCTCCGGCTCGGTGAGCTGCTGGGGATGGCGCCACGCGCTCGGACGTGGTGACGCCCGAGTCGGGCGGCCCGTCGTGGCCCCACGGTGGCGCGCACGGATCCTCTCGCGGTGGCGCACGGATCCTCTCGCGGTGGCGCACAGATCCTCTCGCGAAGGGTGGGGCGGGAGGAGAGGCTAGAGGCCGACCCAGCCGGAGTCGCCGTCGGCGTAGTGCTGCCGCTTCCAGATCGGCACCTCCGCCTTGATCGCGTCCACGAGCCGCGCGGCCGCGGCGAACGCCTGCGCCCGATGGGGCGCGGCGACGGCGGCGGCGAGAGCCAGGTCCCCGATGCGCAGCTCGCCGGTCGCGTGCACCGCGGCGAGCCGGACGCCGTCGAACTCGGCAGCGACCCGCGCGCAGCACTCCGCCAGCAGCCGGGCGGCGTCGGGATGCGCCGAGTAGTCCAGCCGCAGGACGCCGCGTCCGCCGTCGTGGTCGCGCACCACGCCCGCGAACTCCACGACGGCGCCGCAGTCGGGGGAGGCGACGGCGTCGCGCACCTCTCCGGCGTCGATCGGCGCCGGGGCGATGCGGGCGAGCACGACGGCGGAGGGCTCACTCATGCGCCCCACCTCCGGCGACCTGGGCGAGCAGGTGGTCGAGGACGCCGTCGAGCACGGCGAGACCGTCGGTGACGCCGGACGGTGAGCCGGGCAGGTTCACGACGACCGTCCCACCGGCGCTCACCCCCGCGAGCGCGCGGCTCAGCACCGCCCCCGGCACGTCGGCCCCGGCGCGCCGGACGGCGTCCGCGAGCCCGGGCAGCTCCCGCGCGAGCAGCGGCGCCGTCGCTTCCGGCGTGCGGTCCGTGGGGGAGACCCCGGTGCCGCCCGTGGTGACGACGAGCGCGGGCGGGGACCCGCCCGGCGGAGCGAGGCTGCCGGCGAGCGCCGCGGCGACGTCGGCGTCGGCGGTCACGTCCGACTCCGCGGCGAACCCGCGCTCCGTCAGCCAGTCCACGATCGCCGGTCCGGTGGTGTCGGCCCGGGTGCCGACCGCGACGCCCGTCGAGACGACCAGCACGCGTGCCGTCCGCGGCAGGGGCCGGGCGGGGGCCGCGGAGGCATCGGCGGCCGCGAAGATCCTCTCGCGGTCGCGCACAGATCCTCTCGCGGAGGGGTCGGGTCGCGTCCACGTCCCGTGCCGCCCCCCGGTCTTCTGGACGAGCCGGACGTCCGTCAGCACGGCGGCCGGGTCGACGGCCTTGATCATGTCGTGCACGGTCAGCCCCGCGACGGCGACGGCGGTGAGCGCCTCCATCTCGACGCCCGTGCGCCCGCGGGTACGGGCCGTCGCCGTGAGGTGGACGTGCGCGACGTCGTCGTCGTCGGCACCGTCCGCCACGTCCGTGCGCACGTCGACGTCGACCCCCGACAGCGGGATCTGGTGGCACAGCGGGACGAGCTCCCACGTGCGCTTCGCCGCACCGATGCCCGCGAGCCGCGCCACCGCGACGACGTCGCCCTTCGCCAGGTCCCGACCGCCCTGAGCGATCGCGCGGACGACCCGCGCCGTCGTCACGACGGTCCCTGCCGCCGTCGCGACGCGGTCCGTCACGTCCTTGTCGCCGACGTCGACCATCCGGGCGCGGCCCTGCTCGTCGAGATGGGTGAGGCCGGAGTCGTCAGGGGGCACGGCGGCAGCGTATCGAGATGGACCTAGTACCGACGCACGCCAGGATCGACCGTGCGCGACCACGCGTCGATCCCACCCGCGAGGTGACTCACACGCGAGCGGCCCGCGGCGAGGAGGAACCGTGCCGCCTGCTCGGACCTGACGCCGTGGTGGCAGAGGACGACGACGTCGGCGTCGGCGGGGATCTCGTCGATGCGTTGCGGCAGCTCGCGCAGCGGGACGTTCCGCGTGCCGGGGAGGGCGGCGAGGCTGATCTCCCAGTCCTCGCGGACGTCGAGGACGAGGGGCGGCGCGTCGTCGGCGCGGAGGGCCGCGAGCTCGTGGGGCGTGAGGGCGCGCGGCTCTCTCGCGGAGGCTGCCGGGACCGCTCGTGCGGACGGCGCTGCCGGTGCGGACGGCGCCGCAGGGACGGACGGCGGCGGGCCGGGCGGGGCAGCGGCGGGCGGGGCACCGGCGCGCCCGCCGGTCGCGGCGCGGTAGGCCACCTCCTTCAGCTCGGCGCGGCGTGCGTCGTACAGCAGCACGCGGCCGAGCAGCGGGTCGCCGACGCCGGTCAGCACCTTGACAGCCTCCGTGGCGAGCAGGGCGCCGATCGTGGCGCAGACGCCCGGCAGCACCCCGGCCTCCGCGCACGACGGGATCTCGCCGGGCGCGGGCTCGCGCGGGAAGAGGTCCCGGTACGTGGGGTGGTCGGGCGCCCAGGCGACGCCGCACTGGCCGGCGAACTGGTGCACGGCGCCCCACACGAGCGGCATGCCGAGCGCGGCCGCGGCGTCGTCGACGAGGTACCGGGTCGGGAAGTTGTCGCTGCCGTCGACCACGAGGTCGTACCCGCTCAGCAGCTCACCGTCGTTCGTGGCGTCGAGCCGCGTCCGATGGCCGACCAGGCGAGCGTCCGGCGCCAGCCGCCCGAGCTGCGCGAGCGCGGCCTCGACCTTCGGCGTGCCGACGTCCGCGGGACCGTAGAGCGTCTGGCGGGCCAGGTTCGAGGTCTCGACGACGTCGTCGTCCACGATGCCGATCGTCCCGATGCCGGACGCGACGAGCTGGGGGAGGACCGCGCAGCCGAGCCCGCCCGCGCCGACCACCAGCACCCGCGCGCCCTGCAGTCGTTCCTGCGTGGCGACGTCGTACCCGGGAAGCATGAGCTGGCGGACGTGGCGCTGCAGATAGTCGGCATCGAGGGGGGTGCGTGCGCCGTCCATACGTGCGAGTCTGCCACCGTGCGCCGTGCACCTGTGGTCCACGTCCCCGCCGACGGGCTCGTCTTGACGTCCGCGCGCCCTCCCGCGTACGGTCGCCGGTAATCGATTACAGGACGAGTGCCGGACCACCCGGTGGCGTGAGGCGAGGAGGCCCGATGAGCGAGCGGACGATCCGCCCGGGCGCCGCGACGATGATCGACGTCGCCCGCCTCGCCGGCGTCTCGACCGCCACCGTCTCGCGCGTGCTGAACGGGGTCGCCACCGTCGACTCGGCGCTCGCCGAGCGCGTGAGGTCCGCCGCCGACGAGGTGCGCTACGTGACGAACACCACGGGCCGCGCCCTGCGCCGCCAGCGGATCGACACGTGGGCGGCTGTCGTGGCCGACGTCGAGAACCACTTCTTCACCAGCATGGTCGCCGCGCTCGAGAACGTCGCCCAGGTCGCGGGGTTCTCGGTCATGCTCTGCAACAGCGACGAGGACGTCGCCCGCGAGCGTCGGTACCTCCAGGCCGCGATCGCGCAGCGGATGTCCGGCGTCGTCATCGCCGTCGTCTCCGAGACCGACTCCTCGCTGCAGAGCCTGCTCGACGCCGGCATCCCCACCGTCGCCGTCGACCGGCGCGTGCACGACTTCGCCGGCGACGCGATCCTGCTGGACAACGTCGAGGCCGGCCGGATGGCCGCGCGGCACCTGCTCTCCCAGGGGTATGCCGCGCCGTTGTGCATCGCCGGCCCCCGTGACGTCTCGACCACCGAGGACCGGCTCGCCGGGTTCCGCGAGGTCTTCGCGGAGGAGGGCGTGTCGGTCGCCGACTCCCGCGTGATCCGCACCGAGCTCCTCGGCGAGCGCGCCGAGGGGATCGTCGCCGACCAGGTGGAGGCGGATCCCGACGTCGACGCCGTGTTCGCGCTGAACGGACCGCTCACGGCGGCCAGCTTCCGCGGGATCGAGGCGGCGCGCCGCCGGATCCCGGGCGACGTGGCCCTGCTCGGCGTCGACGACGACCACTGGACCCGCATGGTCAACCCGCGGGTGAGCGTCGTCGCGCAGCCCGTCGATCGGATCGGCCAGCTCGCGGGCGAGGTGCTCGCGGCGCGCACCCGAGGCGAGGAGCGCGACGCCGAGCACGTGCTGCTCGCTCCGGAGCTCCGCATCCGCGCGTCGACCAGCCGAAGGAGCTGATTCACCTCTTCCGACCCGGCGGGTCCTCCCGCCGCGAGAAGCAGAGGACGGTCCGACGTGCCGTCCACGACATCGAATCGATTCGAGCAGCCCGGCGGTCGACGCCGGCATCCCACGAGAGAAGGAGAACCCCATGGACCTGTCCGCCATCGGTCGCCTGCGCGACGTCAGCACCCGGTCGATCAGCCCGGAGAACTTCGACGGCAGCAAGGGCGGCGGCGGCCGCGCGACGGAAGGGACCGGCGCGCAGTGCGCCCGCGATCTC includes these proteins:
- a CDS encoding enolase C-terminal domain-like protein; translation: MRVTDVTCVEYVSHVEAPEPIFADRLRRPTDVYPEFRARGPQTFREVASGRYEIRSVFLHVDTDTGLRGSTAQLSPEQAFIVSTVLRPLLLGADPLATERLWDVLYRSAIHGRAGAGMTALSAVDCALWDIRGQHLGVPAHVLLGGPTRSEIPAYASTLGDSLEPEHVAARTRELVAQGFAGLKWFPRWGPEDGAAGVESVVELVGTVRDAAGDGVAIMLDAWSGWDVPFTLEVARATRDQGVAWIEEPLLADQLEGYRTLRRRLPDGVRIAGGEHEYTRWGYRELLAADVLDLHQPDPHWAGGISELTKIMALISAAGGQLVPHGQSLQCNAALSFAASPALVPQMEYLARLMPMYQHVLREPVVPVGGVIAAPTAPGLGMTVDPAKVVSSRVIGGDAA
- a CDS encoding type IV toxin-antitoxin system AbiEi family antitoxin; translated protein: MLVDASAEDGKELRLASARLVVPEHAVVCDDFAAWLFGVETHAPADRFEIVPSFVVPHGRNRIASSRARTRQTVFPDADVVDLDGLRVTSPIRTASDLLRRRWRPYALAAADAMAHAKVIDVVELREFVAALRRFPGVRQAQELAPRVDARSESHGESWQRCRILDAGFPTPAVQHVVERGDGRIWRLDMAFVEHGVASEYDGREFHSEDDDVARDVARRSDLRKRFGWRFSIGNRENIFGTDPAFELRLGELLGMAPRARTW
- a CDS encoding HesA/MoeB/ThiF family protein gives rise to the protein MDGARTPLDADYLQRHVRQLMLPGYDVATQERLQGARVLVVGAGGLGCAVLPQLVASGIGTIGIVDDDVVETSNLARQTLYGPADVGTPKVEAALAQLGRLAPDARLVGHRTRLDATNDGELLSGYDLVVDGSDNFPTRYLVDDAAAALGMPLVWGAVHQFAGQCGVAWAPDHPTYRDLFPREPAPGEIPSCAEAGVLPGVCATIGALLATEAVKVLTGVGDPLLGRVLLYDARRAELKEVAYRAATGGRAGAPPAAAPPGPPPSVPAAPSAPAAPSARAVPAASAREPRALTPHELAALRADDAPPLVLDVREDWEISLAALPGTRNVPLRELPQRIDEIPADADVVVLCHHGVRSEQAARFLLAAGRSRVSHLAGGIDAWSRTVDPGVRRY
- the fgd gene encoding glucose-6-phosphate dehydrogenase (coenzyme-F420) yields the protein MLRLGYKASAEQFAPRDLLAYTVLAEQAGFDSVFVSDHLQPWRHTGGHAPAALPWLGAAAASTERVLLGTSVLTPTLRYHPGVVAQAFATLGCLAPGRVTLGVGSGESMNEAPLGLPWPDGKERYARFREAIALIQALWAGERVTIDGTYYSARDATIYDRPDVPVPLYVAASGPSATRLAGRVGDGFICTSGKGRELYTETLLPALAEGAAKSDRTLADLDLMIEMKVSYDPDHARALEATRNWGALALTSEEKVGVEDPVEMERLADALPTERTASRWIVSDDPDEHVERIWSYVEMGFTHLVFHDPRADQAAFLERYAEEILPRLRARERQVS
- a CDS encoding nucleotidyltransferase family protein, whose translation is MSTPEAPRLAGLVLAAGAGRRMGGPKALLTTASGETWVRRAARMLRDAGCDPVLVTVGAAADDVVAALDSDVTVVRVPDWEEGLGAGVRAGLARIDPEASDAVVVVPVDVLTTAAADVTAVVDAVVVAGASGQPPAAALRHGLGRALHDGAPGHPVVIGAERVAEAIAQARGDAGPRALLAGAVGVEIGPRPDLDTPADVAAAADAPGGHGPRGALGWRGREEDG
- a CDS encoding molybdenum cofactor biosynthesis protein MoaE produces the protein MSEPSAVVLARIAPAPIDAGEVRDAVASPDCGAVVEFAGVVRDHDGGRGVLRLDYSAHPDAARLLAECCARVAAEFDGVRLAAVHATGELRIGDLALAAAVAAPHRAQAFAAAARLVDAIKAEVPIWKRQHYADGDSGWVGL
- the moaA gene encoding GTP 3',8-cyclase MoaA; this encodes MTLLSLGMPRVRFTPPDAAERPAVPSLVDSFGRIARDLRISVTEKCSLRCTYCMPAEGLPLIPRSDLLTPSEIGRLVEIAVRDLGIREIRFTGGEPLVRKDLPEIVAQARAAAGRAGRPDLPLAMTTNGIGLDRKADELVRAGLTRVNVSLDTVHREAFAALTRRDRLPDVMAGIRAAREAGLGGGAPVKVNAVLMAATLDGAPDLLAWCLAEGVRLRFIEEMPLDADEAWRREEMVDAATLLERLGRRFTLTPVGRDDPASPAEEWEVDGGPERVGIIASVTRSFCAACDRTRLTAEGTVRSCLFSDDETDLRGPLRAGADDVAIAELWRGGMWRKWAGHGIDAEGFRPPARSMGAIGG
- the moaCB gene encoding bifunctional molybdenum cofactor biosynthesis protein MoaC/MoaB yields the protein MPPDDSGLTHLDEQGRARMVDVGDKDVTDRVATAAGTVVTTARVVRAIAQGGRDLAKGDVVAVARLAGIGAAKRTWELVPLCHQIPLSGVDVDVRTDVADGADDDDVAHVHLTATARTRGRTGVEMEALTAVAVAGLTVHDMIKAVDPAAVLTDVRLVQKTGGRHGTWTRPDPSARGSVRDRERIFAAADASAAPARPLPRTARVLVVSTGVAVGTRADTTGPAIVDWLTERGFAAESDVTADADVAAALAGSLAPPGGSPPALVVTTGGTGVSPTDRTPEATAPLLARELPGLADAVRRAGADVPGAVLSRALAGVSAGGTVVVNLPGSPSGVTDGLAVLDGVLDHLLAQVAGGGAHE
- a CDS encoding LacI family DNA-binding transcriptional regulator; this translates as MSERTIRPGAATMIDVARLAGVSTATVSRVLNGVATVDSALAERVRSAADEVRYVTNTTGRALRRQRIDTWAAVVADVENHFFTSMVAALENVAQVAGFSVMLCNSDEDVARERRYLQAAIAQRMSGVVIAVVSETDSSLQSLLDAGIPTVAVDRRVHDFAGDAILLDNVEAGRMAARHLLSQGYAAPLCIAGPRDVSTTEDRLAGFREVFAEEGVSVADSRVIRTELLGERAEGIVADQVEADPDVDAVFALNGPLTAASFRGIEAARRRIPGDVALLGVDDDHWTRMVNPRVSVVAQPVDRIGQLAGEVLAARTRGEERDAEHVLLAPELRIRASTSRRS
- a CDS encoding 2-hydroxyacid dehydrogenase; this encodes MSAVLVCLSDYPRDLVEGWVADGDVEVVLARRGAPMAEVLPDLERADVVIGDAARTFPLDGAVLARMRRCRLLVHPAVGLDGVVDLDAARAHGITVVNAPGYNAEAVADWTLMAMLLMLRDGTAADRDLREHGWHARPLGRELGAMTVGIVGYGAIGRAVHRRLRGFGATVLLTDSRPVPPGDALDGRQVELDDLLGGSDVVTLHAPLTDTTRHLLDARRLARMRDGSVLVNAARGELVDEVALAAAIEAGRPAAAALDVFATEPLPPSSPLLALENVYASPHIAAGTVQARQRVRALVGDAVRGALLDLTTTDAG
- a CDS encoding XdhC family protein, whose amino-acid sequence is MDAVLAAVAEGAEPFALATVVATWSSAPRGVGARMLVRSDSSVLGSLTGGCVEADVHARAVEVLDSGVPQLVRYGVSDEDAGAVGLTCGGTVEIFLQRVRDAEPLRAFAQRVADGVPVAFATVVAHDGGTPGASVAVGPEGLLAGGTGSDRLDSALAHDAASLVAAGRTAELTYGLDGSRQGVGIRVLVDVVAPSPRLIVAGVTDFAAAVTTLGAFLGFRVTLCDARATFATRERFADAHEIAVDWPHRYLAAELGAGRVDGRTVVVVLTHDPKFDEPLLEVALAADLAFVGAMGSRRTHADRLARLRARGVPQEALARLRSPVGLDLGGRSPRETALSIMAEVVAVRSRGSGAPLSGTAGPLHHEVAREHA
- a CDS encoding MoaD/ThiS family protein, with translation MAELHTRTAPGGTAGVDGRDRAPRTVTVRYFAAAEEVTGRSEEELVVAGGTIRDLRAALLARYGDAMGAVVRTGSFLVDGVVETDDAAPLAGRVDVLPPFAGG